AAGCGTCTGAGGCATGATGGTTCTCCTTGTCCGGGGCGCGAAGGACGCTCCCGTGTGAATGCATTGTCCGGGGGAGGGCCCTTTCACGTCGGCAGAGGCCCCCTCCCCTTGGTAAATCCTAGCTGTGCTGGCAGTGCAGGCGCTCGCCTTCCTTTTCCTTCTTGGCCAGGTGGTTGAGGGCGTTCACATAGGCGCGCGCCGTGGCCACCAGGATGTCGGGATGGGCGCCGCGGCCCACGGCCGAGAACTCGCCTTCGCGCAGGCGCACGGTCACTTCGCCCAGGGCGTCGGTACCGCCGGTGACGGCATTGACCGCGTACTGTTCCAGCTGGGGTTCGCGGCCCAGCATGTCGTTGATGACATTGAAGATGGCGTCCACGGGGCCCACACCGAAGCCCGCGCCGCTCTTTTCCATGCCGTCCACGTCCATGAGCACGGCGGCCGTGGGCGGCACGCCGCCGGCATCGGAGCTCTGCACGCTCACATGGCGCAGACGGTAGAGGTCGGGCATACGGTAGACTTCTTCCTGCACCAGGGCCATGAGGTCGTCGTCGAGCAGGGTCTTCTTGCGGTCGGCCAGGGCCTTGACGGCCTCGAAAACGATCTGCAGCTGGTCGTCGTCCAGGCTGTAGCCCAGGCTCTCGAACTTGTTGCGCACGGCATTGCGGCCGGAATGCTTGCCGATGACCAGGTTGCTCTCGTTGCGGCCCACGGACTGCGGGGTCATGATCTCGTAGGTCTCGCGGTTCTTGAGCATGCCGTCCTGATGGATGCCGGACTCATGGGCAAAGGCGTTGGCGCCCACGATGGCCTTGTTGTTGGGAATGGGCTGGCCGATGGTCATGGAGAGCAGGCGGCAGGAAGGATAGAGCTGCTCGGTGACGATGCCGTGCTCCAGGCCGTAGTAGTCCTTGCGCACGCGCAGGGCCATGGCCAGCTCTTCAAGGGCGGCGTTGCCGGCGCGTTCGCCGATGCCGCTGATGGTCACCTCGGCCTGGCGGGCCCCCACGCTGAGGGCGGCCAGGGTGTTGGCCACGGCCAGGCCCAGGTCGTTGTGGCAGTGCACGCTGAAGATGGCCTTGTCGCTGTTGGGCGTGTTCTCGATGACGTAGCGGATGAGGTCGGCGAATTCCTGCGGCTGGGCATAGCCCACGGTATCGGGCAGGTTGATGGTGGTGGCACCGGCCCTGATGGCGGTCTCCACCACGCGGCACAGGAAGTCACGCTCGGAACGGGAGGCGTCCTCGGCGGAGAACTCCACGTTGTCGGTGTATCCGGCGCAGCGGCGCACCCCGGCCTCGATCATCTGCAGCACCACCTCAGGGTCCTTGCGCAGCTTGTACTTCATGTGCAGGGGCGAGGTAGAGAGGAAGGTATGGATGCGGGGATTCCTGGCGTCCTTCACGGCCTCCCAGCAGCGGTCGATGTCGCTGTCCATGCAGCGGCACAGGCCCGCCACCTGGATGGATTTCGCCTGCCGGGCGATACGCTGCACGGACTCGAAATCCCCCTGGCTGGAGGCGGGGAAACCGGCTTCCATAATGTCCACGCCCAGCACTTCGAGCTGGTAGGCAATACGGAGCTTTTCCTGAAGGTTCATGGTCGCGCCCGGCGACTGTTCGCCGTCACGCAGGGTGGTGTCGAAAAAGAGCACGCGGTTGGACATGGATCTGACTCCTCTGATCGGACACCCTCGGAGGGTGCTTGTTTGTTATGCCACTGCATAACGGCCGCCCTGCCGGCGGCGATCAGAAGGTTCTCGATCCGCCCCCGCGGGGCGACAAACCGTTACGCAGCTTTATCTTCGTCCTGCAGATTCAGGGCGCGTAGTAGCTGACGGTTACGACGGGGCAGGATGACGAAAGAATAGTAGAGGCCGCCGCAGAGATAGACGGCACAAAGCAGAAAGCCGAACAGGCGCGGCTGGGCGTAGACCAGGCCGAAGATGACCATAACGGCCAGCAGATAGCGCACCGGATGGGCCCGCAGGAAATCATACTCCTTGAAGGAGAAGTAGCGCACGCGGCTGACCATGAGCACGCCCAGGCCCAGCGCGATGATGCTGCTGACATAGGGCAGGGCGGGCCGGAAGAATTCCGGCAGGATGCCGGCAAAATACAGGAAGGCCACCACCGTGCAGCCCGCGGCGGGGATGGGCAGGCCGATGAAGAAGCGTTTGCCGGTCACGGCCGTGCTGATGTTGAAGCGGGCCAGACGCAGGGCGCCGCAGGCGGCGAACAGAAAGGCCACCACCACGCCGAAACGGCCCAGGCCCTCCAGCTGCCACTGCCAGAGCAGGAAGGCCGGAGCAAGGCCGAAGGCGATGAGGTCGGCCAGGGAGTCATACTGGACACCGAATTCACTGGCCGTATGGGTCAGGCGCGCCACCTTGCCGTCCATGCCGTCCAAGAGGGCGGACAGCACGATGGCCAGCCCCGCCTCTTCAAAACGGGACTGCACGGCCCAGACCATGGACAGAAAGCCCATGAACATGCTCAACGACGTGATGAGGTTGGGCAGGAGGTAGATGCTCTTGTGTACGGGCAGTTTTTTTTCTTGCGGCTTGGTGTCCACAACCATGCTCCACTCGACGGTCGGAATCAGTTTCTGGTGGCAAGCGTGCTCTGGCCTGCGAAGACCTGCTCGCCGATGCTCACAGAGGGAACATAGCCTTCGGGCAGGTAAAGGTCAACACGCGAACCGAAGCGGATCATGCCGTAGCGCTGGCCGCGCTCCAGGGCGTCACCTTCGGACACGCGGCAGACGATGCGGCGGGCGATGAGCCCGGCGATCTGCACCATGGTCCAGGCGGCGCCGTCCTCGCCGCGCAGCAGGTAGCCGCAGCGCTCGTTGTCGGTGGCGGCCTTGTCGTAGGCGGCATTGACGAACGTGCCCGGCCAGTAGCGGATCTGCTCCACCACGCCGCTCACGGGCGAGCGGTTCACATGCACGCTGAACACGTTCATGAAGATGCTGACGCAGGTGCGCTCTTCCCCGGTCAGCGGATCGGGCTTGCGCTCGATGCGGACGACACGGCCGTCGGCCGGGCTGACGGCCAGGCCGGGCGCGGTGGGCACCACGCGTTCGGGGTCACGGAAGAAATGGAAGGCGAACCAGCACAGGGCCAGGGCCAGGACAGCGGGGACCGGCCAGTCGAGACAGGCGAAAACAAGGGCCGTCAGGGCCGTGATGCCGATGGTGGGCCAGCCTTCGGGGGTGATGCCGCAGGAAGCAGGGCGCATGCAGTTTCTCCTGGTGGGATGGAAAACAGAGCTATAGCCTGTCGTCCGCCGCAAGGCAAGCGGACTTTTTCACGACCTCCCCGGCAAGATGGGCCCTGTTGCGTCCGCGCTCCTTGGCGCGGTACAGGGCACTGTCGGCGGTCTCCAGGAGCCGGGGCAGGGTCTCGGGCGTCAGCTCCTCGACGGCGGCCACGCCCAGGCTGATGGTCACATGTCCGGCAGGGCTGCCGGGGTGGGGGATGTCCAGCTGCTCCACGGCCTGGCGCAGGCGCTCGGCCACATGCAGGGCATGCTCCGGCGGGACCTCTTCCAGCACCACGGCGAACTCCTCCCCGCCGTAGCGGAAGATCTCGCGGTCGCCGCCACGCAGGCAGCCGCGCATGACCTGGGCCACCCGGTGCAGGCATACGTCCCCTTCCTGATGGCCCAGCGTGTCATTATAGATCTTGAACAGGTCCACATCCAGCATGATGAGGCTGACCGCCCGCCGCAGATCCGCCAGGCCCGCCAGGCGCATGTCCAGGGCACGCCGGTTGGCGATGCCCGTCAGGCTGTCCATGAAGCTCATGCGGGAGTAGGCGGCCTTCTCCTGTTCCAGCCGGCAGCTGCGTTCCCTGAGGGAACCCAGGTAGCCGCCGAGGTCGGGCATGATGTCCACCACTTCCTGCAATTCGGTGATGCGGACGGCGGGGATGGGCTCCGGCTGCATGCCGTCGCGCAGGCGGGAAAGGTTGCCAGCGATGCGCACCAGCGGCCGCAGCAGGTCACGCCGCAGCAGCAGGAGCAGGACCAGCAGGAAGGCCAGCAGCCCCAGGGTGAAGAAAAAGATGCTCCAGACGATATATTTCGTGGAATGGGACAGGGATTCGGCTTCTTCCAGGGAGCGCTGCAACTCGCGCGAGGAGATGACATTGACCAGATGCAGCAGCGTGTCCTCCAGGGCCTGCCACTGGGCACGGGCCCGGGCGTCGGCGGCGAGCTTTTCTTCCCAGGCCCCCACCAGGGCGAGCCTGCGCTGCCCGAGCAGGTCGCAGATGTCCCGGAGATCCGCGGATGCCGCGCAAACGCGCTCCACCGGGGCCAGCAGGCGCTGCATCTCGTCAAAGGCTTTCCGGCCGTGGCGCACGCCGTCCCTGCCGGTGTGGGAAAAGATCACCTCCCCGGACAGATCCCGCCCTGTGGCCAGCTCCAGCCTGTTGAGGGCCAGCATCAGTTCCATCTCATGCCGGTGCAGCCGGGAAAGGCCCCTGTCCGCCTTCATGCAGATGTCATAGAGCTGCCGGATGCGCGGGCCCAGCTCCAGGACCTCGGCGGCCACGGGCGAGGGATCATGCTCCATGCCGGCCAGCAGGGCCTCGGCATGCAGGCGGGCGCGCCGCCGCTCCAGGGGGGCCTCGGCCAGATAGATGATGGCCAGCTGCTTGCGCAGCATGTTCAGGTTGGTCCGGGTGCGCTGGGCTTCGAGGATCCCGGGCAGCTGCACGTCCTGCAATGCCTCCACCGTGGTGCGGAAACGGGCCAGATAGGGCCAGAGCACGGCCACAGCCAGCAGGAGCATCACGCACCAGGGCAGCACCAGCAGGGCCAGATACCGGCGGGCCGGCAAGGGTTTGTTACGGATGAAGCCTATCATGGCAAGACCTTGGAAAGCTCCCTTCCGGGAAAGGGACCGTGGAGATCCCGCAGCGTACCGCCGCCCGGTATCAGTAGATGATGTACTGGAAATAGTTGCGGCTGCGGTTATGGAGCTCGCCACTGTACAGCAGGGCCTTCAGGGCCCTGTTCACGGCATCCAGCAGATCGCGACGATCCGTCCTGACCGCCACACGGCTCCCGGTGACCTTCGTCTCGGCATCGAAGGGGACATCCAGCCTGTCGAATTCCTGCCCCTGGTCCGTCAGCAAAAAGGCATATCCGGCCAGGTCGTTGATGAACAGAACGTCGATCTCGCCCCGTTGCAGACGGCGGATGAGCTCTCCCACACTGCCGGTGACGATGGTGGCCCCGGGCCAGAAGCCCCGGGCCCGCTGCTCCAGCACGGAGCCCCGGTAGACGCCGATGCGCGCCCCCGCGTCCCCCGGGCCGACCCCGCCGGGACGCCCGATGCACATGGCCCGCGAATGATAGTACGGGGTGCTGTAGAGCAGCCCTTCCTGCCTGGGCTCCAGGCGCTGGGCAAATATCAGGTCCAGGCTGCCGTCCCGAATCCCCTGCAGCAACTTCTCCTGCGTGGCGAACGTCCAGACGCAGGAGCGCCCCAGCCGCCGGCACAGGGAATCGGCCAGGTCGTACTCGAAGCCCCGGCGCTGCCCTTCCCTGTCGATGTAGGACAGGGGCGGGTAATCGTCCGTGAGGCCCACATGCAGGGCCTCGCCTGCCGCGGGCGACGCCGCGAGGCAGAGGCATAAACATAGGGCAGAGATAAGGAATTGCTGCATAGACAATTACCAATAGTAATTTTTTTCACCCTACACTATTCTACGGTAAAAGCCAGCCCTCTGTGCGGTTGCCAGCCACGCCGCCAGTCCGTATAGTCGGGCCGAGGTGGAACATGAGACATTCGCCCCTTTTCCTGCTGGTCATCTGCGCCCTGGCGGCCCTGCTGGCCGCCTGCGGCCCCAGGGATATCGGTACCGGCACCTCGGAGCCCGACACCACGCCGGCCGGCGTCAGCGGTGCGGACACCATGCGCCAGCCCATGACCGGCAACAACAGTACCCAGACCATGCTGTATTATTTCAACCGGCCGGACGTCATGCAGTCCATGCAGCGCAGCCAGTTCAACACATACATGCGCCACATGGGCCGGGACATCCCGCCCGAAGATCCGGCTTACCGGGCCGTCCCCCGGCAGCGCAGCCCCTTCCGCCAATAGAGGAACATCATGGATCCTGTCACCCATGCCGCCAGCGGCGCCCTGGCCATGCTGGCCATGCCGCAGCGCCCCGCCACACGCTGGGCCCTGCCCCTGGCAGCCTTCGCGGCTGCCGCTCCCGACCTGGACATCCTGGCCGCCAGCGGCCCCCTGCAGACCCTGCTGCTGCACCGCGGCATCACCCACGCCCTGGCGGCGGCGCCGCTCATGGGACTGCTGCTGGCCATCCTGGCCCGCCCCCTCTGGCGCTACGACACCCGCAATGCCTGGTCGTTCGGCGGGGTCTGGGCCTTCATGATGCTCCTGGTCCTGCTGCACATCTGGCTCGATGCCCTGACCACCTACGGCACGCTGGTCTGGCTGCCCTTCTCCGGGGAACGCCTGCGCCTCAACGCCGTCTACATCATCGACCTGCTCATGACCCTGCCCCTGCTCTGGGGCATCTGGCACGGCCTGCGGCAGGAGAAGAAGCGTGCCCGGGCCCAGGGGGCCATCCCCTTCCCCTTCCAGGAAACGGCCTCGCTCACCGTCTCTGACGGCAAGCCCGGCGTCCGGCTGGCCCTGTTCTGGAGCATCCTCCTCTACCCGGCCCTGGCCCTGGGCTGCCAGATCTGGCACACGCAGCAGCTGCAGGCCGCCCTGTCCGCCCAGGGACGGGACATCCGCCAGCTGGTGGTGCTGCCCGATGCCTTCGCGCCCCTGTTCTGGCGGGCGCTCTATCTGGAAAAGCTGCCCGCCCGGCCCGCCGGCGCCCCCTCCTGGCAGACGGAGCTCGATCCCCTGCTGCCCCCGGCGGACAGGCAGGAAGACCTGGTGGTCCGCATCCAGGGGCTGGATGCCCTGGGCCGCCCCCACGGCCGGGAGGAGACCCGCGTGGCCGCGCCTGCCGGCCTGATGACGGCCCTGGCCCGCCAGTCCGTGGCCTGCCGGGCCTTCGAGCGCTTCCTGCTGCTGCCCGTCATCACGCCGCTGCCCGAAG
This is a stretch of genomic DNA from Desulfovibrio piger. It encodes these proteins:
- a CDS encoding diguanylate cyclase, which encodes MIGFIRNKPLPARRYLALLVLPWCVMLLLAVAVLWPYLARFRTTVEALQDVQLPGILEAQRTRTNLNMLRKQLAIIYLAEAPLERRRARLHAEALLAGMEHDPSPVAAEVLELGPRIRQLYDICMKADRGLSRLHRHEMELMLALNRLELATGRDLSGEVIFSHTGRDGVRHGRKAFDEMQRLLAPVERVCAASADLRDICDLLGQRRLALVGAWEEKLAADARARAQWQALEDTLLHLVNVISSRELQRSLEEAESLSHSTKYIVWSIFFFTLGLLAFLLVLLLLLRRDLLRPLVRIAGNLSRLRDGMQPEPIPAVRITELQEVVDIMPDLGGYLGSLRERSCRLEQEKAAYSRMSFMDSLTGIANRRALDMRLAGLADLRRAVSLIMLDVDLFKIYNDTLGHQEGDVCLHRVAQVMRGCLRGGDREIFRYGGEEFAVVLEEVPPEHALHVAERLRQAVEQLDIPHPGSPAGHVTISLGVAAVEELTPETLPRLLETADSALYRAKERGRNRAHLAGEVVKKSACLAADDRL
- a CDS encoding chemotaxis protein, coding for MRHSPLFLLVICALAALLAACGPRDIGTGTSEPDTTPAGVSGADTMRQPMTGNNSTQTMLYYFNRPDVMQSMQRSQFNTYMRHMGRDIPPEDPAYRAVPRQRSPFRQ
- a CDS encoding phosphatidylserine decarboxylase family protein — its product is MRPASCGITPEGWPTIGITALTALVFACLDWPVPAVLALALCWFAFHFFRDPERVVPTAPGLAVSPADGRVVRIERKPDPLTGEERTCVSIFMNVFSVHVNRSPVSGVVEQIRYWPGTFVNAAYDKAATDNERCGYLLRGEDGAAWTMVQIAGLIARRIVCRVSEGDALERGQRYGMIRFGSRVDLYLPEGYVPSVSIGEQVFAGQSTLATRN
- a CDS encoding substrate-binding periplasmic protein; the encoded protein is MQQFLISALCLCLCLAASPAAGEALHVGLTDDYPPLSYIDREGQRRGFEYDLADSLCRRLGRSCVWTFATQEKLLQGIRDGSLDLIFAQRLEPRQEGLLYSTPYYHSRAMCIGRPGGVGPGDAGARIGVYRGSVLEQRARGFWPGATIVTGSVGELIRRLQRGEIDVLFINDLAGYAFLLTDQGQEFDRLDVPFDAETKVTGSRVAVRTDRRDLLDAVNRALKALLYSGELHNRSRNYFQYIIY
- a CDS encoding metal-dependent hydrolase, translated to MDPVTHAASGALAMLAMPQRPATRWALPLAAFAAAAPDLDILAASGPLQTLLLHRGITHALAAAPLMGLLLAILARPLWRYDTRNAWSFGGVWAFMMLLVLLHIWLDALTTYGTLVWLPFSGERLRLNAVYIIDLLMTLPLLWGIWHGLRQEKKRARAQGAIPFPFQETASLTVSDGKPGVRLALFWSILLYPALALGCQIWHTQQLQAALSAQGRDIRQLVVLPDAFAPLFWRALYLEKLPARPAGAPSWQTELDPLLPPADRQEDLVVRIQGLDALGRPHGREETRVAAPAGLMTALARQSVACRAFERFLLLPVITPLPEGLRTTDMPGASQWLLHDERFGSQLELVRKIMAMRPNAGIPFQLMLQLEPGNMGPRLLQERLYFSDSRRDSGWQAPRRPSPPAFLPWLAGLR
- a CDS encoding 2-isopropylmalate synthase codes for the protein MSNRVLFFDTTLRDGEQSPGATMNLQEKLRIAYQLEVLGVDIMEAGFPASSQGDFESVQRIARQAKSIQVAGLCRCMDSDIDRCWEAVKDARNPRIHTFLSTSPLHMKYKLRKDPEVVLQMIEAGVRRCAGYTDNVEFSAEDASRSERDFLCRVVETAIRAGATTINLPDTVGYAQPQEFADLIRYVIENTPNSDKAIFSVHCHNDLGLAVANTLAALSVGARQAEVTISGIGERAGNAALEELAMALRVRKDYYGLEHGIVTEQLYPSCRLLSMTIGQPIPNNKAIVGANAFAHESGIHQDGMLKNRETYEIMTPQSVGRNESNLVIGKHSGRNAVRNKFESLGYSLDDDQLQIVFEAVKALADRKKTLLDDDLMALVQEEVYRMPDLYRLRHVSVQSSDAGGVPPTAAVLMDVDGMEKSGAGFGVGPVDAIFNVINDMLGREPQLEQYAVNAVTGGTDALGEVTVRLREGEFSAVGRGAHPDILVATARAYVNALNHLAKKEKEGERLHCQHS
- the pssA gene encoding CDP-diacylglycerol--serine O-phosphatidyltransferase, with amino-acid sequence MVVDTKPQEKKLPVHKSIYLLPNLITSLSMFMGFLSMVWAVQSRFEEAGLAIVLSALLDGMDGKVARLTHTASEFGVQYDSLADLIAFGLAPAFLLWQWQLEGLGRFGVVVAFLFAACGALRLARFNISTAVTGKRFFIGLPIPAAGCTVVAFLYFAGILPEFFRPALPYVSSIIALGLGVLMVSRVRYFSFKEYDFLRAHPVRYLLAVMVIFGLVYAQPRLFGFLLCAVYLCGGLYYSFVILPRRNRQLLRALNLQDEDKAA